Part of the Candidatus Zixiibacteriota bacterium genome, CAAAGTAATTATGTGCATACAAAATCTTATCAACATATTTTACATTCGCCCATTTGAAAAAACCTAAAAGAGGAATCAGGGCACAGTCGAACTTCTGTTTTTCACCTGCGACTAAAATAATGACCCCTTTTCTTTTCTTTTTCAGTCTCGACTTGAAAGAATATCTGTTTTTCTTCTTAACCAGAGGTGTCAGGCAGTTGCATCTATCTAAAAATAACTTCATTTGCGCTGAAACTGTGTCAAAGTAAATTGGTGAGCCTAAGACCAACACATCTGAGCTTTTTAGCTTGAAGTAAACCTCAGCCATATCATCCTTAATAAAACAAAATCTCGGCTCAGGATTTTTGCCGCAGGACCTGCAAGGGGAAATTTTTAGTCTCTCCAAATATAAAATCTCAGTTTTACCCCCTTTACTTTCCGCCCCTTTCAAAACCTGCTGAATCAATAAATCCACATTCCCGTTTTTAATCGGGCTACCTGAAATCCCTAAGACTTTCATGTTTTTAAGTAAGGAACGGGAGGGGACGAGCCCCTCCCCTACGCAAGTTTTTCCCTAATACCTACCACCTATAACCTAAATCCTACTTCGACATCTTCTTCATCGGTGCTCCACAGCATTTATCCGGCTTGCTGGACTTAGATCCGCACTTCACGCACTTATAACTGGCCTTCTTCTTGGCTGGCATTTTTCTCACCTCCTTTTAAGCAGGGCTGGGAGCCCTGCCTACGCTAGGTATGGAATAAAAAAGCTTTCGTAGGTCGGGCACCCTTGCCCGACCATTATGTACTTATTACGTGCCGCCAGGTCCCCTGACCTGGCTGGAGGATACCACTCTTAAATCTTTTGTGAAAGGATAATCATCCTCGGAGCATCGATCGAATAGGGTGATTTATCCTTTTTCCCATAAGTCTGAATCACCTTCAAGCCCACCTTTTCCAAAAGGTAAACCAACTCTTGAAGGGTATAAAGCCGAAGCTCAAACCATTTAGTCCTCTCGCCTTTTTTATCTATGATGGTCTTATAATTTTTCAGCCGGTTAGTCATCAAGTCCAGACTATTCTCTTCCAAAACCAGAGTCCCATCCTCTAATCTATCCCAGTCTTTTAGCCGCCAATTTTTCACCAGAAAATCCCGGTTTATGATATCCAGGAGAAATTTACCTCCTTTTTTCAAGGAATTAGACACGCCTTTAAGGACTTCGAAGTTCTCCTCGTCTGAAAAAAATCCAAAACTGGTAAAATAGGAGATGGCTGCGGCAAAATGGTTCTCAAAAGGGATTTTCCTCATATCCCCGACTAAAAATTCAATCTGAAGATTCTCCTCTTTTGCTTTCTCCTCCGCCATCTGAATAAATTTCTCAGTGTAATCCAGTCCGGTTATATCATATCCTCTTTTAGCTAAAGGGATCGCATGTCTTCCAAATCCGCAAGCTAAATCCAGGATTTTGCTTCCCGGAGGAAGATTCAAAACCTCTGCAATGAAATCTACATCCGCCTTTGTCCTTTCCTCGGTTAGAAAAGGCTGATAGATTTCCAGGTAATCTTCCTTAAAAAACTCATCATACCAGGCCATATTTTTTCTCCCTAATCTGTTAGCCCTATCTCCACCTGTTCAGATTTCAACGGCGGAGAACTGTTTAGAATCCCTTCTATATAATATCTTCCACCCAATACCCATCTTCTCTGGTTATCCTTAGTATCCCATTCTGTCTTAAAAGT contains:
- a CDS encoding flavodoxin family protein; translation: MKVLGISGSPIKNGNVDLLIQQVLKGAESKGGKTEILYLERLKISPCRSCGKNPEPRFCFIKDDMAEVYFKLKSSDVLVLGSPIYFDTVSAQMKLFLDRCNCLTPLVKKKNRYSFKSRLKKKRKGVIILVAGEKQKFDCALIPLLGFFKWANVKYVDKILYAHNYFEKGKVKEDKKIMQEALDLGRKLFS
- a CDS encoding class I SAM-dependent methyltransferase produces the protein MAWYDEFFKEDYLEIYQPFLTEERTKADVDFIAEVLNLPPGSKILDLACGFGRHAIPLAKRGYDITGLDYTEKFIQMAEEKAKEENLQIEFLVGDMRKIPFENHFAAAISYFTSFGFFSDEENFEVLKGVSNSLKKGGKFLLDIINRDFLVKNWRLKDWDRLEDGTLVLEENSLDLMTNRLKNYKTIIDKKGERTKWFELRLYTLQELVYLLEKVGLKVIQTYGKKDKSPYSIDAPRMIILSQKI